In Candidatus Neomarinimicrobiota bacterium, a genomic segment contains:
- a CDS encoding RNA methyltransferase, which produces MPVVALLDNIRSMFNVGSMFRTADGAWLEEIIITGYTASPPRKEIAKTALGAEYSVPWRSIPDPVDAIRALKQRGYTAIALEHTTRSQSYTSVEYKFPLVFVVGNEGVGVQDEILKECDFAVELPQNGMKSSMNVAVAFGIMLYELRRQWDVKHQP; this is translated from the coding sequence AGTATGTTCAATGTGGGTTCCATGTTTCGGACAGCCGATGGAGCCTGGCTGGAAGAGATTATTATCACTGGCTATACCGCCTCACCTCCTCGAAAAGAAATCGCCAAGACAGCTTTGGGAGCAGAGTATTCAGTTCCCTGGAGAAGTATTCCTGACCCCGTTGATGCCATTCGCGCTTTGAAGCAGAGAGGCTATACAGCAATCGCACTTGAACACACCACAAGGAGCCAATCCTACACCAGTGTGGAGTATAAATTCCCCCTGGTTTTCGTGGTGGGGAATGAAGGGGTGGGTGTTCAGGACGAGATTTTAAAAGAATGTGATTTTGCAGTCGAACTCCCTCAGAACGGCATGAAAAGCTCCATGAATGTAGCCGTGGCTTTTGGAATCATGCTCTATGAATTGAGACGTCAATGGGATGTGAAACATCAACCCTGA